The Gloeomargarita sp. SKYB120 genome has a segment encoding these proteins:
- a CDS encoding sulfate ABC transporter substrate-binding protein, protein MSNARRLVLVVAAGVTGVVLGTLPAWLARAQRETELTLVAYAVAKPVFAKLIPEFQREWQARTGQRVTFKESYGPSGAQTRAILGGLQADILAQNLQSNIDPLVERGLVRPDWQKRLPNQAVPATSVMVLVTRPGNPKNIRTWSDLARPDVEVLLINPKTSGNARWGILAAFGAVQKSLGEAKAREYLNRLMANTKVLANSGRDATDKFVKNRLGDVMINFENEVLFLNEAIPSDFPYIAPSPNLQVDFPVTVIDRVVDRRGTRAVAEAFTRFLFSRRGQEIYAETGYRPVDPLVRQRFAQRFQNVKRIYKIGDFGGWGKVNALLFADGALFDQALRAAARLSP, encoded by the coding sequence ATGAGCAACGCCAGACGGCTGGTCTTGGTCGTGGCGGCGGGCGTCACGGGTGTAGTGCTGGGAACGCTGCCGGCTTGGTTAGCGCGGGCGCAGCGGGAGACCGAGTTGACCCTGGTGGCCTACGCGGTGGCCAAGCCCGTGTTTGCCAAGCTGATTCCCGAGTTCCAGCGGGAATGGCAAGCCCGCACGGGCCAGCGGGTGACCTTCAAGGAGTCCTACGGGCCGTCGGGAGCGCAAACCCGCGCGATTCTCGGGGGGCTACAGGCCGACATCCTGGCCCAGAACCTCCAGAGCAACATTGACCCGCTAGTGGAACGGGGGCTGGTGCGACCCGACTGGCAAAAGCGGCTCCCGAACCAAGCGGTGCCGGCGACGAGCGTGATGGTGCTGGTGACCCGCCCCGGCAATCCCAAAAACATCCGCACCTGGAGCGACCTGGCCCGCCCCGATGTCGAGGTTTTGTTGATCAACCCCAAGACGTCGGGCAATGCGCGCTGGGGCATCCTGGCCGCGTTCGGCGCTGTGCAAAAAAGCCTGGGCGAAGCCAAGGCTCGGGAGTACCTCAACCGGTTGATGGCAAACACCAAGGTCCTGGCCAACTCCGGGCGCGATGCCACCGATAAATTTGTCAAAAACCGCCTTGGCGATGTGATGATTAATTTTGAAAACGAGGTGCTGTTTTTGAACGAGGCCATCCCGAGCGATTTTCCCTATATAGCGCCTTCCCCCAACCTGCAAGTGGATTTTCCCGTGACGGTGATCGACCGAGTGGTGGACCGGCGCGGCACTCGCGCAGTTGCAGAAGCCTTCACACGCTTCTTGTTCAGCCGGCGAGGTCAAGAAATTTACGCCGAGACCGGGTATCGGCCTGTGGACCCTCTGGTGCGGCAGCGCTTTGCCCAGCGGTTCCAAAACGTCAAACGCATCTACAAAATTGGCGACTTCGGCGGCTGGGGGAAGGTAAATGCTCTGCTGTTTGCCGATGG